In Halovivax gelatinilyticus, the following are encoded in one genomic region:
- a CDS encoding ATP-dependent DNA helicase: MANWRDVFGHDEPYDEQVDGIETAIETARDGGYTVIEGACGTGKTMLALSAGISLVRDPDTSFERVLVLTSVKQQLRQFETDLQTINEALPTEHEPVSGLTLVGKADVCPYNRERAAGFDDATVYDRCETLRDRTRDLTGEGGSTTTGDLTARARSQQVGLADSGRRDRGVRLLETAGETAPFAPEIPAYDDGRSEIEYCPFYAQYLGDLPAEGEGSPVEAVPFDLTSAGMVTPGELVARSIRHGTCPHSVMGAALGEVEVVIGNYYHAFDPTTLAAFTGALASSETFVVCDEAHMLEPRVRDLVSEGVADTTIRDAVAELSRVIRPVRYDREGRAVEGGSKTADADLVRAELAGSDVSFEELEATLEFLSELRAELDRRVTAHLDADHPGWRSDLTDLPDAEIPLRDPGEPAVDELSEWGERAGYTDVHWVRAESVGAVVARILNEAEDEERTRAAPAVGRVLGEWNRRGHTDYFREIELERTWDETEPADSWRRAYTARLALHNCVPSGAIGERLAAFGGGILMSATLAPMDAFAEVTGLRYLDREADRPVVERRYGLHFPEQNRESFAVAAPKFTYGNRGSPGGGVPGDAGTAGDGTIPAESNGGAGGDEPNETRRAYADALSRIGALPGNVLVGMPSYAEAQWAADVLDERLTEKPVLLDVASDDGATESLKDEFFDGDGKVLVTSLRGTLTEGVDYSGDRLNAAVVCGVPIVNTQSPRTQAVRRAYDDEFGSGFEYALTVPAVRKARQAVGRVIRSPDDVGVRVFLDERYARDSWDSVRGYLPNAEEYQPVSPDMLQLGLDRFADRLDPA, encoded by the coding sequence ATGGCGAACTGGCGGGACGTCTTCGGACACGACGAGCCCTACGACGAGCAGGTCGACGGCATCGAGACCGCGATCGAAACCGCCCGTGACGGCGGTTACACCGTGATCGAGGGGGCCTGCGGGACGGGCAAGACCATGCTCGCCCTGTCGGCCGGCATCTCGCTCGTGCGCGATCCCGACACCTCGTTCGAACGAGTGCTCGTCCTCACCAGCGTCAAGCAACAGCTCCGCCAGTTCGAGACGGACCTGCAGACGATCAACGAGGCCCTGCCGACCGAACACGAGCCCGTCTCGGGGCTCACCCTGGTCGGAAAGGCCGACGTCTGCCCGTACAATCGCGAGCGGGCCGCCGGCTTCGACGACGCCACCGTCTACGACCGGTGTGAGACGCTCCGAGACCGGACGCGCGACCTGACCGGCGAGGGTGGATCGACGACGACCGGCGACCTCACGGCGCGCGCCCGGAGTCAGCAGGTGGGCCTTGCCGACAGCGGGCGACGCGACCGTGGCGTCCGCCTGCTCGAGACGGCGGGCGAGACGGCGCCGTTCGCCCCGGAGATTCCCGCGTACGACGACGGTCGGAGCGAGATCGAGTACTGTCCGTTCTACGCCCAGTACCTCGGCGACCTCCCCGCCGAAGGTGAGGGGTCGCCGGTCGAGGCCGTTCCGTTCGACCTGACGAGCGCGGGCATGGTAACGCCCGGCGAACTGGTCGCGCGCTCGATCCGCCACGGTACCTGCCCGCACTCCGTGATGGGCGCAGCCCTCGGCGAGGTCGAGGTCGTCATCGGGAACTACTACCACGCGTTCGACCCGACGACGCTCGCGGCCTTTACGGGTGCGCTCGCAAGCTCGGAGACGTTCGTCGTCTGCGACGAGGCGCACATGCTCGAACCGCGCGTGCGCGACCTCGTCAGCGAGGGCGTCGCCGATACGACGATCCGCGACGCCGTGGCGGAACTCTCGCGCGTGATCCGACCGGTCCGGTACGACCGGGAAGGCAGAGCCGTCGAGGGCGGCTCCAAGACGGCCGACGCCGACCTCGTCCGCGCCGAACTGGCCGGCTCCGACGTCTCGTTCGAGGAACTCGAGGCGACGCTCGAGTTTCTCTCCGAGTTACGAGCCGAACTCGACCGACGCGTCACGGCCCATCTCGACGCCGACCACCCCGGCTGGCGATCCGACCTGACGGACCTTCCCGACGCGGAGATTCCGCTTCGCGATCCGGGCGAACCCGCGGTCGACGAGCTCAGCGAGTGGGGCGAGCGCGCGGGCTACACCGACGTCCACTGGGTCAGAGCGGAGTCCGTCGGCGCCGTCGTCGCCCGAATCTTGAACGAGGCCGAAGACGAAGAGCGAACCCGAGCCGCGCCCGCCGTCGGCCGCGTCCTCGGCGAGTGGAACCGACGCGGCCACACCGACTACTTCCGCGAGATCGAACTCGAGCGCACCTGGGACGAGACCGAACCGGCCGACTCCTGGCGTCGAGCGTACACGGCTCGACTCGCGCTCCACAACTGCGTCCCAAGCGGCGCGATCGGCGAGCGCCTGGCGGCGTTCGGCGGCGGGATCCTGATGAGCGCGACGCTCGCACCGATGGACGCCTTCGCTGAGGTGACCGGCCTCAGATACCTCGACCGCGAGGCGGACCGCCCGGTCGTCGAACGCCGATACGGGCTGCACTTCCCCGAACAGAACCGCGAGAGCTTCGCCGTGGCGGCGCCGAAGTTCACCTACGGAAACCGCGGGTCACCCGGTGGTGGGGTGCCGGGTGATGCCGGAACGGCGGGCGACGGTACAATACCGGCAGAGAGCAACGGTGGCGCGGGCGGCGACGAGCCGAACGAAACTCGCCGCGCCTACGCCGACGCGCTCTCCCGTATCGGCGCACTCCCGGGGAACGTCCTCGTCGGGATGCCCAGTTACGCCGAGGCCCAGTGGGCGGCGGACGTGCTCGACGAACGGCTGACGGAAAAGCCCGTCCTGCTCGACGTCGCCAGCGACGACGGCGCCACGGAGTCGCTCAAAGACGAGTTCTTCGACGGCGACGGAAAGGTGCTCGTCACGAGCCTGCGCGGGACCCTGACCGAGGGCGTCGACTACAGCGGCGATCGATTGAACGCCGCCGTGGTCTGTGGCGTGCCAATCGTCAACACTCAGAGTCCTCGAACGCAGGCGGTCAGACGCGCCTACGACGACGAGTTCGGATCGGGGTTCGAGTACGCCCTCACCGTCCCCGCGGTCAGGAAGGCGCGCCAGGCGGTCGGTCGGGTGATCAGAAGCCCCGACGACGTCGGCGTGCGCGTCTTCCTGGACGAGCGCTACGCGAGAGACTCCTGGGACTCGGTTCGGGGCTACCTTCCGAACGCCGAGGAGTACCAGCCGGTGAGCCCGGACATGCTCCAGCTCGGCCTGGATCGATTCGCCGACCGTCTCGACCCGGCGTGA
- a CDS encoding DUF1684 domain-containing protein encodes MDDVDGWRAELEEKRAEKDDFFAEHPQSPIPPAEREDFEGLSYFDPDPDYRVSADVTVHDDPDIALLETTAGGEMRYLRTATLSVELPSAGPDADPVDTDLAGYRQEGAEGETLFVPFRDKTTGQQTYAGGRYIELSADRTLETGDKIVVDFNLAYTPFCAYSEAFDCPLPPEENWLEVAIPAGERDD; translated from the coding sequence ATGGATGACGTCGACGGCTGGCGAGCCGAACTCGAGGAAAAGCGCGCGGAGAAGGACGACTTCTTCGCTGAACACCCCCAGTCACCGATACCCCCGGCCGAGCGAGAGGACTTCGAGGGACTCTCGTACTTCGACCCGGATCCCGACTACCGCGTTTCGGCCGACGTGACCGTTCACGACGATCCCGACATCGCGCTGCTGGAGACGACGGCGGGCGGCGAGATGCGGTACCTCCGGACCGCGACGCTGTCGGTGGAGCTCCCGTCCGCCGGGCCGGACGCGGACCCGGTTGACACCGACCTCGCGGGCTACCGGCAGGAGGGTGCCGAGGGAGAGACGCTGTTCGTCCCGTTCAGGGACAAGACGACCGGCCAGCAGACGTACGCCGGCGGGCGGTACATCGAGCTTTCGGCGGACCGGACGCTCGAAACGGGCGACAAGATCGTCGTCGACTTCAACCTCGCCTACACGCCGTTCTGCGCCTATTCGGAGGCGTTCGACTGCCCCCTCCCGCCGGAAGAGAACTGGCTCGAAGTCGCCATCCCCGCTGGTGAGCGTGACGATTGA
- the aspS gene encoding aspartate--tRNA(Asn) ligase yields the protein MQDRTYIDDCTPTESTTTIAGHVHEVRDLGGIRFALVRDRTGICQVVLKEDEQPTLFDRAEALGREDVLEVTGEPVASEQAPGGLELVPHDLRVLDAAARDLPLEVAKDVGAARSTRLDHRAIDVRRPETRAIFSLRSKLVRALREWCTEADFEEVETPTITAAGAEGGAELFPVVYYGREATLSQSPQLYKQALVAAGFDRLFEVGTAFRAEAFSTSRHVAEISMFDVELGYVEDHHDVMDVQEESLRYALESVRSQGKRELELLDVDLTVSDAPFPRITFDEARRILEDEYGHVPEEPADLDTRGERLLGDHFTDRGHPAVFVVGYPDEKFYYRQDVPGDDIASRKFDLLYRGLELSSGGQREHDVDRLATRMRERGLSLGDFEFYLEGLRYGTPPHGGFGLGIDRLVQQVADLDHVQETILFPRDSDRLTP from the coding sequence ATGCAAGACAGAACGTACATCGACGACTGTACACCGACGGAATCGACCACGACTATCGCCGGCCACGTCCACGAGGTACGCGACCTCGGCGGAATCCGCTTCGCCCTGGTACGGGACCGGACCGGAATTTGCCAGGTCGTTCTCAAAGAAGACGAACAGCCGACCCTCTTCGACCGGGCGGAAGCGCTCGGCCGCGAAGACGTCCTCGAAGTCACGGGCGAACCGGTCGCGAGCGAGCAGGCGCCTGGCGGACTGGAACTCGTCCCGCACGACCTCCGGGTGCTCGATGCGGCGGCACGCGACCTCCCGCTAGAGGTCGCGAAGGACGTCGGAGCGGCGCGATCTACCCGTCTCGACCACCGGGCGATCGACGTCCGTCGCCCGGAGACGCGGGCGATCTTTTCGCTCCGATCGAAACTCGTCAGGGCACTGCGAGAGTGGTGTACCGAGGCCGACTTCGAGGAGGTCGAGACGCCGACGATCACCGCCGCCGGCGCCGAAGGCGGCGCGGAACTCTTCCCGGTGGTGTACTACGGCCGGGAGGCGACACTCTCCCAGAGCCCACAGCTGTACAAACAAGCGCTCGTCGCCGCCGGGTTCGACCGCCTCTTCGAGGTGGGAACGGCTTTCCGGGCGGAGGCGTTCTCGACCTCGCGACACGTCGCCGAGATTTCGATGTTCGACGTCGAACTCGGCTACGTCGAGGACCACCACGACGTGATGGACGTCCAGGAGGAATCGCTGCGCTACGCGCTCGAATCGGTACGGTCGCAGGGGAAGCGAGAGCTGGAACTCCTCGACGTCGATCTCACCGTTTCCGACGCGCCCTTCCCCCGGATCACCTTCGACGAAGCCAGACGCATCCTGGAAGACGAGTACGGCCACGTTCCCGAGGAGCCGGCCGACCTCGACACCCGCGGCGAACGCCTCCTCGGCGATCACTTCACCGACCGGGGCCATCCTGCGGTGTTCGTCGTCGGTTACCCGGACGAGAAGTTCTACTACCGTCAGGACGTCCCGGGTGACGATATCGCCTCCCGAAAGTTCGACCTGCTCTACCGCGGCCTCGAACTCTCCTCGGGCGGCCAGCGCGAACACGACGTCGACCGACTCGCAACGCGGATGCGCGAGCGCGGACTCTCGCTCGGGGACTTCGAATTCTACCTCGAGGGACTGCGCTACGGCACGCCGCCTCACGGCGGGTTCGGGCTCGGTATCGATCGACTCGTCCAACAGGTCGCCGACCTCGACCACGTGCAGGAAACGATCCTCTTTCCGCGCGACTCGGACCGGCTAACTCCCTGA